AAGAAAGAAGGCGTTGACTGGCGCAAGGATGTCACCATCGTAGAACTCAAGAATCCGCCTGCAGTGATCGAAGCCGTCAAGAATGGCAGCGTATTTGCAGGCGTTACTTGGGGCCCGCACGACCTCCGCGCCGAAGAAGCAGGCCTTTCTGTGGTGCTCCGCAGTAAGGACATCAATCCCGGCCATATTTGCTGCCGCTTAATTGCCTCGCTCCGCAAGATTGACGGCCGCGAAGATGTCTATAAGCGTTTGGTCAAATCGCTAATCGAAGCTGAAGAACTGGTGCAAAATGACCACAAGAAGAGCGTGGAAATTATTGCCAAGTGGATCAAGCTTGATACCGCTCTTGTCAACAAGGCGTTCTACAGCGGGCACGTCACGCAGGATACCGACCCGAACGTGAAGGGTGTTGAATTCTTCTGGGATTTCTTGAAAGATGCTGAATTTATCAAGTCCGACAAGAAAGTCTCCGAATACGTGCGCACCGATTTCTATAAGGCCGCCATCGCGGAACTGCGCAAAGAAAAACCCAAGTCCGAATTTTACGTCAAGGCCGAAAACATTTTCAAGTCCAGGAACTAAGAATAGTATGGCAATAAAGCAAAATGGTTTTGAAACAACGAATCTCGGTTTTTCGTACGATGGCAGGGCCATCTTGAAAAACATCAACTTGAAAATCAACCAAGGTGAGTTCGTATGCCTGCTAGGCGAAAGCGGTAGTGGCAAGACCACTTTGCTTAACCTTCTCGCCGGGCTTACCAAGCCGAGCGAGGGGCATGTCTACTGGAAAGGAAAAGAAATCGAAAAGCCTTCTGCAGAAAGGAGTGTAGTCTTTCAGGACTACACCCTTTTCCCTTGGCTTACCCTTCTCCAAAATGTAACGCTCGCCATTAAAAAGACAAAAAAGCTGAAGACGAGCTACGCCAAAAATTTAGCCGAAGAATACTTGAACTTAGTAGGACTTTCTGGAAGCCTACATAAATACCCCTTTGAACTTTCGGGCGGAATGCGCCAGCGCGGAGCCATAGCGCGTGCCTTAAGTGTCAGCGCTGACGCCCTTCTTTTAGACGAACCCTTTGGCGCTCTCGATCCCGTAAACCGTGCAAGCCTCCAAGATTTGGTGCTGGAACTTTGCCGCGGTGTCAAGGACCGCCCAATCACCACACTGTTTGTCACGCACGACATTCGCGAAGCCGTTTATCTCGGAAGCCGCATTATCGTTTTAGGGGCAACCCCCGGTCGCATCATTGCAGACATCCCGCTTGATTTCCCGGTAAAGAAGAATCGTGGTGAATGGTTCCGCAACGAAAAAGTCCAACAAACCATTGCAACCATTGAAGACGCCTACCACAAGGACATCCTTGAAAAACTAGGCCACATTGTACAAGGAGGTGCCAGCATATGAGAACTTTTACAAAATACTTATCCAAGTTTTCGGGGAACCTTTTTCTTCTCTTTTTACTTGGAATTTGGGTGTTGATCAGCTGCGGTCCCGAATGGGACAGCCAATATTTGTTCCCGTCTCCTAAGGCTATACTGAAAGCCCTCTTCGATTCTCGTGAAGAACTTTTGCGCAGTGCAGGAGCCTCTCTTTTAAAACTGGTGCCCGCCTATTTGGTGGCGTCGATTGTCGGAATCTCTATCGGAATCGTTTCCGGTTCCATTCCGTGGGTATCGAACATGCTGAAACCCATTTCCAGGTTTGCGGCCCCCATTCCCCCCAACGTTTATATTCCTTACGCGATAGCGATTCTTCCGACGTTCTATTTGTCTTCGACCTTTATCATCTTTATTGCCGCTTTTTGGCCCATTTACTTGAATACGGCTGCCGGCGCGGCTGAAATCCCCGAAAAATACAGGCGCAACGCCGCCATTATCGGAATTGGAAAGTTTGAATACTTGTGGAGAATCGCCCTTGTAGCAAGCCTGCCGTCAATATTTTCGGGGCTTTCTGTAGGCATGGGACTTTCGTTCATCATGCTCACCGTGGCTGAACTTTTCGGCGAAAACACGGGGCTCGGTCACTTTGTGCAATTTTACGCCGACTATTCCGATTACCCCAACATGGTTGCAGGCATTCTCTGGACAGGCATTGTGGTACTTGCGATTATGGAACTGTTTGAACTTGTTAAACGCAAGCTCCTGTTCTGGACAAAAGCGAACTAGTCATGATTAGTAACACTTCAAAAATATTTATATTGGCAGTGAAAATTGGAGATTTAAAATGAGCTTGACCGTCGAACGCGCAAAAGAAATCAGCAAGGGCCACGTGACCGAAGAATCGCTGGTCATCCATTCCCTCAACGTATGCTACGCCATGGGCGCCATGGCCAAACACTTCGGCGAAGACGTTGAACACTGGCAAGCCGTGGGCTACCTGCACGATTACGACTATCAGGAATTCCCCGAAGAACACCTGCAGCACACCGAAAAGGAACTGCTTGCGCAGGGCGTCTCCGAAGAAGACGTGCGCGCCATTTTGGCACACGGCTTTGAAATCGTGAACCAGGTGGAACCCAAGACCAACATGGAAAAGAGCCTGTTCACCGTCGACGAACTCACCGGAATCATCCAGGCCTGCGCAAGAATGCGCCCCAACGGAATTTTGGACCTCGAAGTGAAAAGTTTCATGAAGAAGTTCAAGGACAAAAAATTCGCCGCCAAGTGCAACCGTGACTACATTCTGAAAGGCTGCGCCCTGCTCGGCATGGACGTGAAAGACGTCGCCGCCATCTGCATCGAGGGTATGCGCGAACACGCCGCCGAAATCGGCCTAGCGGGGAACGCCGCGTAATTACGACGCTATCCAAAATCCGTAAAATTTTCCAAAAACTGTAACGAAAAATGCCAAAGTATCTTGTGAAAGAGCTTTGGCATATTTTTTGCATTCTATGGGGCGCAGGATTTAATATGATTACGCTGAACGACTATTTATATTCTGGAAACACGGTACTGAAAATTTTGCACCAGTATTCTAACGACCTCAGGAACGGTGCGAAGGAAACGCGCAACAGCATCGACCTTGCGCATTCGAATTTTCTGATTCAGATTATTGAATTGCTGGAGCACAATGACTTTTTGACTTCGCAGTCTCAGCGGATCAAGGAATTCTACAAGTTCATGACGCGGGAATACCCGTTCTTGGCTTTTACTTTCAAGGGTCGCATTAAGTCGCTGATTCGCGCCGAAGAAAAATTCAATGGTTACATCCTTGAATACATTTACGGCTACTACAAAAAAAACGGGAAGTTCCCGACAGAAGCCGAAATCAAGAGCAAGCTGAACTTTCGCGACTTGATTGCTTACCGCATTGTGATTTCGATGCCGGTTTGCCACATTAAAAAGGGCGAGAACCGCCGCGAAGTAGAAGAAAAGTATCTGTACGAAATCGCGAACGTGCTGCCGGAATTCTTGGAAGAGCGCGGCTTTACGGCAGAAATCACGAAGTACACGGAAGACGGTCATTCGGAATTGTTGAATGAACAAGTGCGGCCGTATTACCACGATTCGGTGGCATTCCCGAGGAGTTCGGGTTACCAGTCGCTGCATATTATTTTCTACGACAATCTGGCCCGCTGCTTTACCGAAGTGCAGTTGCGCACCAAGGATATGGATGACTTTGCCGAAATCGGCGAGGCAAACCATTTTGGCTACGAGAAAACGCAAGAGGCGCGCCGCAGCAAGCACGACGAGATTCCGAGCGGCGAATGCGTGTATTTTGACGAAGCCTACGAGCGCCTGACAAAATTGCAGGAAATTGAGCTCGCGAATGTAGACGTGAACATGTTCAAGGCAATCAACAACCAGCTGATCAACGACGGTTGCGGCCTTTTCCGCGGTCGGCAAATTTTGCCGTTCGAGCATCTATCGCGCTTCCAGAACGATTTGATTGACTGATTTGATTGAAAAGCTATAAAAAAATTGTATATCCCGAAATATTGCGCCGCTTAGGTGCAATTTGTATTTTTGCTTGTCACACTTTTAACTCTGTGAGTCACCACCACTAAACGCTTTTCTACACGACAAAATGTCCGAAGTCAAAAAATTCCTTGCAAAAGATTTCTACAAGATTGATTCCCAAAATTCAACGCTACTCGATGTTCGCGAAACGAGTGAAGCCATCGTGCGCCCTGTGAACGGGGCGCTGCAGGTTCCGTTCTTTGAACTGTCCAAGAAGATAGATAGCATCCCGAAAGACAAGCCCGTTTACGTATTCTGCTCCACGGGAGACCGTTCCGAAGAGGTTGCCGAAATTTTCGCCGATCGCGATTACGACGTGTACAATGTAGAAGGCGGGCTTGACGCCGTCCCGAAAATTCACTTCGTTGATGCCAAGGGTCTCAAGTGCCCGGGCCCCATCGTGAAGGTGGACGAAGCGGTCAAAAGTGTGTCCGTCGGCGAAGAAGTCCAGGTGGAAGCGACCGAGAAAGCATTCTTCTCGGATGTGGATGTCTGGTGCCAGCGTACCGGCAACGAATTGAAATCGCTTTCCGAAAAAGACGGCGTGATCTATGCGACAATCGTAAAGCGAGACACACCCCAGTCTCTCGAAAAAAGGGATTTTGAGCACGGCAAGACGTTTGTCGTTTTCAGTGGCGATTTGGATAAAGCGATAGCCTCTTTCATTATGGCAAACGGAGCTGCCGCCATGGGACGCCCGGTTACCATGTTCTTCACCTTCTGGGGAGTAAGCATTTTGCGCAGGCCCGAAAAGGTGCGCGTCAAGAAATCGCTCATCGGAAAAATGTTTGGATTCATGATGCCCCGCGGTTCCAAGAAACTCGGACTTTCGCGCATGAACTTTGGCGGAATCGGCGCCAAGATGATTCGCGCGGTCATGAAGCAGAACGGCGTTTCTTCGCTAGAAGAACTGATTGAAAGCGCAAGGCGGAAGGGCGTGAAGTTTGTCGCCTGTCAGATGTCGATGGAACTCATGGGAATCACAGCCGAAGAGTTGATTGACGGCGTTGAACTCGGCGGCGTCGCGACGATGCTCGGCTCCACCGAAAAATCCGACTTGACATATTTTATTTAAGGCCCCGTTATGATAAACAGACAAGCCGCTCTTGAAATTTTGAATGCGAACGCAGATTCGTTACCGAACTTGATTGAACAGGCATATCAGCTGCGTACCAAGTACAAAGGCAACCGCGTAAGCATTCAGTTGCTCACCAATGTCCGCAGCGGAAACTGTACGCAGAACTGCGCCTATTGTGCCCAGTCGCGCGATTCTGCAGCTCCGATTGAAAAGTATCGTTATGTAGAAGACAAAAAGCTGTATGGCGACAACGATCTCGTTGACGAAATGCATTTGGCGAGGCACTGCATCGGGCTCAGCGGCATTCGTTTTGCAGACGACGATATCGAAAAACTTGCCGAACGCATCCGCAAGATGAAAAAGAACGACACGCAAATCTGTTGTTCCATCGGGTTCCCGACCGAAAAGCAGGCGCTGATTCTTAAAGAAGCCGGCCTCAACCGCATCAATCACAACCTGAAGAAGACGCTCTTCAAGGTAGCCGACTCTATTTTTGCGTCAGGCTACCTCACCGAAGGCGGCCAGAGTCTCGAAGAGACCTTCCGCACCATCGAGGCGGCAGGCTTCACCTGGCAAGTGGAAAGCGAATCATCCCACTAACTTCAAGAAATACTGGTGAATGCTCGTGTCGCTATTGAGTTCCGGATGGAACGAAAGCGCAATTTGGTTCTTGTAGCGAACGGCAACGATTTGCTCGGGAGCATCTGCATTATTCGAACTTGCCGTACGCGAAAGGACTTCGACGCCATCGCCGACCGATTCAAAGAAGGGCGCGCGAATAAAGGTCTGCGGCACTTTTCCGATGTGCGCGACTTCGTTTTCCGTAAAGAAGCTGCCGAGCTGCCTTCCGTAAGCATTCCTGCGGATAATCGCGGGGAGTGTCGCGAAATGCGCCTTGTTTTCGCCTGCAATTTTTTCGGCGAGGAGGATTGCGCCAGCACATGTTGCAAGCACAGGCAATCCTTCGGCAATCTTTTTTCGAAGAGGCTCGAAAAGTCCCAAATCGTGGAGCAGTTTCCCTTGCACGGTACTTTCTCCACCGGGGAGTACGAGACCGTCTAAATGGAGGTCAAGGTCGCGTAACTGCCTGATTTCAAATACTTCGGCGCCCAGCGATTTGAGGATGCGTTCGTGTTCAATGAACGCCCCCTGCACCGCGAGTACGCCAATTTGCGGTTTGTTAATTCCCATTACTTTCCCCTTTCGGCCATCAGCAGCGCGATTTCCTGTTCGTTGATACCGACCATGGCTTCGCCCAAGTCTTCAGAAAGCTTGGCGATCAGCTTTGCATCGGTATAGTTGGTAACTGCCTGCACAATGGCGGCGGCACGCTTGGCGGGGTTGCCGGACTTGAAGATTCCGGAGCCTACGAAAACGCCTTCGGCACCGAGTTGCATCATGAGGGCGGCATCGGCGGGGGTGGCAACACCACCGGCAGCGAAGTTCACCACGGGGAGTTTCTTGTGGTCGTGAACGAAGCGCACCAGGTCGTACGACACCTGGAGTTCCTTGGCGCGATTGAAGAGTTCATCTTCGCGCATGCTCGAAATGCGGGCGATTTCCTGGTTCATCAGGCGCATGTGTCGTACGGCCTGGACGATGTCGCCCGTCCCCGGCTCGCCCTTGGTACGGATCATCGATGCGCCTTCTTCGATACGGCGCAGCGCTTCGCCCAAATCCTTCGCGCCGCACACGAACGGAACGTCGAATTCGCGCTTGTTGATGTGAAAAATATCGTCGGCAGGAGAAAGCACTTCGCTTTCGTCGATGTAGTCAATCTCGATGGCCTGCAAAATTTGCGCTTCGGCAAAGTGGCCGATGCGGCACTTGGCCATTACGGGTATTGAAACTGCGTCCTGAATCCCCTTGATCATCTTGGGGTCGCTCATGCGCGACACACCGCCTGCAGCGCGGATATCGGCAGGGATGCGTTCCAATGCCATCACGGCGGCGGCCCCAGCGGCTTCGGCGATTTTGGCTTGTTCGGGGGTTGTCACGTCCATAATGACGCCACCCTTGAGCATCTGGGCAAGGTTCTTGTTGAGTTCGTAACGGTTCTGGTCAGACATGTAAATCTCCTTGGTTGTGGAATGGTTTAATTTCAGGCTGTAATTTAAAACATTCGCTTGACCTGCACAATATTCAGTTTTTTACTATTTTTATAAGGTCAGTTAAATATCAGATTAACAATATTAATAAGGTCAGTTTCATGTTCACTTACGATATGTCCAAGGCGGGAGCAAATAGCCTCTACCATTACCTTTATCAATGCATCAAAAAAGATATCGTAAGCGGAAACGTCCTTGCCGAAGAACAACTCCCTTCCAAACGCAACCTCGCGCAGAATCTCGGCATTAGCGTCGTAACAGTTGAAAACGCTTACGCACAGCTCTTGGCCGAAGGCTACATCTACTCGCTCCCTAAAAAAGGCTTCTTTGTTGCAGACATCAACGCAACGGCGGAACCTTGTGCTCAACGCAAACGCAAGATGCCGCGTACCCGCAGGCTCCGCGCAGAACTCACCGACGAGTCAGAACATATCAACCCGAAATACATTGCCGACTTTGCAAGTAACGGTTCCGATATCGAGGCGTTCCCCTTTACCACTTGGGCAAAAATCACTCGCGAGGTCCTTTGCGAAAGGCAAAATGATTTGCTGCAAGTTTCTCCGGGAATGGGCTCGCTAGAACTTCGCCGAGCCATTGCCCGCATGCTCCGCGAATTCAGAAATATCCAGGTATCGCCCGAACAGATTGTCATTGGCGCCGGAACTGATTACCTTTATGGCTTGCTAGTACAATTGCTTGGATTTGACAAGTGCTATGGCGTAGAAGACCCTGGCTGGGGTAAAATTTCAAAATTGTACAGCCAATACGGCGTCAAGGTGTGTCATATTCCCATTGCGGCAGAAAGTTTCGTGGACTCCGTCAAGAAATCTGACGTCGATGTCGTGCATATTTCCCCAGCGCACCATTTTCCGACCGGGATGGTAATGCCCGTCGGCGAACGCTATCGCTTGCTCAGTTGGGCTGCCGAATCCCCAAATCGCTACATCGTTGAAGATGACTATGACAGCGAATTCCGCATGACCGGAAAACCCATTCCCGCATTACAGAATATCGATGTTACCGAAAAGGTGATTTACCTGAATACCTTTTCCAAGACGATGACTTCTGCGATTCGCCTCAGTTATATGGTGCTCCCGCCGCATCTTGCCGAGAAATTCCATAACAAACTTTCGTTCTATTCGTGTACGGTTTCGAACCTTGATCAGTATGTAATGGCCAGGTTCATTGATCTCGGTTACTACGAGACGCACATCAATCGCATGCGTAACCTGTACCGGGCCAAGCGCGATATGCTCCTGTCGGCTATCCGCAAAAGCAAACTTTCAAATGTCGCCCGAATTTACGAAGAAGATGCCGGACTCCACTTTATCTTGGAAGTGGACACGAAATGTTCCGATATTGAATTCTGCAACCGCGCCCGATTTCGCGGGGTAAACATCCGCGCCCTTTCGGAGTATTATTTTGAGGCGAAGCCATCGCAGCACAACTTTGTCGTGAACTACTCGTCAGTAGATAAAGCGAGCATGCAAAAAGCAGTGCAGATACTCGCGAGCCTTTGCAACTAAAAAGTTTAATGTTTCAAATCGCAAGCAGCCTGTTCGTAGTCAATGAGCTGCGTAATGGTCGGGTGTGTTCCGCAAACGGCGCAGTCGTCGTTATGGCTCGGGAGCTTCACCTTGCGGAATTCCGCCGTGAGTGCGTTGTAGGTGAGTAGGTAGCCTGTCAATAAATCGCCTACGCCAAGAATATACTTGATTGCTTCCATTGCCTGCAAACTTCCGATGACGCCTGCAATTGCCCCAATCACGCCTGCCTCTTTGCAAGTCGGCACAGAACCCTTCGGGGGCGGTTCCTCGAAAATGCAGCGGTAGCAAGGCCCCTGCTCCGGCACGTATGTCATCAACTGCCCCTGAAATCCGACAATACCTGCATGAGAAAAAGGCTTCTTCGCCATGACGCAGGCATCGTTAATCAAAAATTTTGTCGGAAAATTGTCGGTGCCGTCAACGATAAAATCGTAATCCTTAATGAGGTCGAGAATGTTTTCGCTCGTTACGAAAGTATGGTACGTGATCACCTTGACATCCGTGTTCATCGCTTCCATGGTTTCTTTCGCGGATTGCACCTTGGGCTTACCCACATCTTGCGTGGCGTGTATTATCTGACGTTGTAAATTTGAAAGGTCAACCACATCGGCATCGGCAATGCCGATCGTGCCCACGCCGGCGGCGGCAAGATACATCGCCACAGGAGCGCCAAGGCCACCCGCACCAATGACGAGTACCTTCGCGTTCAAGAGCTTCTTTTGGCCCTTTACGCCGACATCTTTAAGAATGATGTGGCGCGAATACCGTTCCAGTTGTTCGTTGGTAAAAGCCATTTTTCTATTGAATTTTCAACCTCAATCACACGTACTTCGAGAGCGTCACGACATCTTCGCCGCTCCATGTGTAAAGCGCGAGCAAAGGCTCATCCCTTGTTTGCATTGAATGTACATGGTTCGAGGGGTGCAGAATAAATTCTCCGGGACCGCGGACTTTTGAAACACCGTCTAAAGTCCAAACGGCAAGGCCCGAAAGCACCACGTAAAGTTCCGTGGCAGGGTGGTAATGCGCCGGGTACAAGGTATTCTTTCCGAGAAGCGTAAATCCGAAACAAAAATGCTCGTCGTGATACGGCGCTTCTGGCCCGAGGATTTCTCCCCAGCCCATACGGTTTCCTAAATCAGGCATATCGGCGCGAGGCTCGTAATTATATTTCCACGGCAAAAAAGGGAGTGCGGGCTTTAGCGCTTTCAGCAAATTTGCAGTCTCTGAACTTCCGTGTTTTGCGGAATCTTCAATCCAGCGAATCAGCGGAGAATCGCTTTTTTCAAAAGTCCCGCTCGGGGCAGGAATTTCACGTGCTACAAACTTGGCCGCCTCTTGACCGATATCATCGTCAATTTGGGCACGTTCATTCAGAAATCGCTTCGATTCTTCAATTAAACGGGCGATAAAATCTTGCATCAAAATACACTCGTTTTACTTCAAGCTTGATTTCAGTACGGCAACCGTATGGCCGATCACTTCGCCCTTTAGGAATGCTTCGTAAGCTTCTTTAGCAGTAAGCTTCGAAGATTCAAGCGACTTCTCGATTTCGAAAGCGTTCTTGCCGGATTCCTTCACCGAAATATCGGCGAATGCTTTTTGCAAGTCGCTTGCGCGGTAGAATCGGAACGGCCCGAGCCCCGCCTTTTCTTGTGCGGCATAACCCGAAATCACGTCTTCGGGTTCCGCCTGCACCTTCCAGGAATACGTGAAGATTTCAGAAGAAAGGCCCGCCAATTCGCCGAGCTTGATAAACGCACTGAGCGGCACGCGGCCACCGAGTGTAGAATAGACGGCACCCTTGTCGGCCAGGTAATCGCGGGCCTGCTTAAGCGCCAGATAATGCAAATCCAGCATCTGTTCGTGTACGAATTCCGGAATCACTTCGACGCGCTTTTCCAGGTAATGGCCGCTGTTTCGTTTGTCTTCAATCTTGGTGTTATCGGTTAGCGGAACATTGGGCAGGTTCTCGTAAATCACGTCGTAACGGCGCTTGCCATTTTGAAGAGGCTGCAACAAATCGCCTGCGCCGAATTCCAACTCAACCGAATCTGCATCTTTCAAATTCTTCTTGATATTTTCGGCCGCGGCGTCCACCACGCTTTCCAGCAAGTCGGTAAAACCTACGCGCTTGGCACCCAAAAGTTCAATGCCCGTCAAGACATCGATGCCGGAACCCGTTCCGATTGAAGCGAACGCTTCCACATCGTGCCCCAGGTTCTCGCGGATCAGCTTGAATGCAGGTGCCGCGATGTAGGCCACCCAATCGCTAGTAATATCTTCAGTCTTTGGCAAATAGGCGTGATCCGTTACACCCACGGAAAGGTAATCTTGAACATGTTTCGGTGCTTCTTCTAAAGCCAGATACTTTTTAACATCAACTAAAATACTCATTATAGTTTACCTCACTTTTTTTGAGTGCAAATATAGATGTGGACTATAGCCGCGTCCAATACAAAATTTCTAGCGCTCGCTATCAATTTTTTGTATAAGTAAAAGGCCGTTTTTCGCTTGACAAAGTTTATGCATTTATGTAGATTTATGCATAGAAATTCAAACCACGTTTTTTCAGCGCTTGGGAATGCTCAAAAATGCGACGTTCTTTTCGGTGCTGTTAACAAAAGGAGCCTTATACAATGGCACATTATCTCTTTACTTCTGAATCGGTGTCCAAGGGACACCCCGACAAAGTTTGCGACCAGATCTCGGATGCAATTCTCGACGCCTGCCTCGCCCAAGACCCGAACAGCCGCGTGGCTTGCGAAACGCTCGCCAACACCGGTCTCGTCGTGATTTCTGGCGAAATTACCACCAAGGCTGTGATTGACTACCAGCAGATTGCACGCAAGACTATTAAGAGCATCGGTTATGTGAACCCGGAACTCGCTTTTGATTATAAGGGCTGCTCCGTGCTCGTTGCAGTAGACAAGCAGTCTCCCGATATTGCGCAGGGCGTTGATGCCAAGGCTGCCGAAGGCAAGGAAGATGACAAGCAGGGCGCAGGAGATCAGGGCATGATGTTCGGTTACGCCGTGAACGAAACCAAGGAACTGATGCCGCTTCCGATTAGCCTTGCTCACAAGCTCATGGAAGAAATCCAGAACCTCCGCGAATCCGGCAAAATCAAATGGCTCCGCCCCGATGCAAAATCGCAGGTGACTGTCGAATACGACGAAAATGACAAGCCTGTGCGCGTCGATACCGTGGTGGTCAGCACCCAGCACGACGAATTCGTGAACGGCAAGGAACTCAAGCATTCTACCATCGAAAAGGAAATCATCGAAAAGCTCATCAAGAAGGTGATTCCGGCAAAGCTTTTGGACAAGAAAACTCGCTTCCTCATCAATCCGACGGGTAAATTCGTGATTGGTGGCCCGCATGGTGACTGCGGCCTGACGGGTCGTAAGATTATTGTGGATACCTACGGCGGCATGGGACGTCATGGTGGTGGTGCATTCAGCGGCAAGGACCCTTCCAAGGTGGACCGCAGCGCTGCTTACGCCGCACGCTATGTAGCAAAGAATATTGTCGCCGCAGGCCTTGCAGACCGTTGCGAAGTTCAGCTCGCTTACGCCATCGGTTACTCCAAGCCGGTGTCTGTGCTGGTGAACACCTTCAAGACCGGCAAGATTGATGACCGCAAGATTGAAGAAATCGTGAAGAAGACCTTCGACCTTTCTCCGGCAGGCATCGTGAAGATGCTCGATTTGAAGAAGCCCGGCTACCAGGCAACTGCCGCGCTCGGCCATTTCGGCCGCACCGGTGCACGCTTCACTTGGGAAAAGACGGACAAGGCTGCAACTTTGAAGAAACTCGCCAAAGCATAAGCGAATTCTCTCTAGTAAAAAAATTAAGGCTCGTCAAACGACGAGCCTTTTTCGTTTTAACCGCTATTTAGTTTCTTTAGATGAAACTTGTAATGCTTGACGTTCTTCTTCCGATTTTTTCAGAACTTCATTTAGTGTGAATTTTTCCTTGCTAAAAAAGAAAGTATTCGTTCCCAAATCCTTGAGCGAAGCTCCGAAATGGTACGCAGTATCATCAATAAATAAGAATCTATCGTGCATCCCGTAGCTAGGCAGAATTTCAATCGGACAATCAGCGTATTGCGCATTGTATGTTGCCAAGTCAACATTGAAAACCTTACTCTTGTCGTAGGTATAAATTGTCACTGATACGCCCGCATTCCGCTTGAGCATCATTGCCAACACTTTCTCGTCCACATAACGGTCTACAAGGACAATCCGCTTTTTTGCTTTACGAATCAGGTTGCATACGAATACATAAGCGTCAAATACCTGATTGTTATAGAATAATCCTTTCGACTTAAGCTCTCCGCGATCCATTGCCTCGAAAACTTCATCCAGTTTGTGGCTAAATTCCATATTTTTACGGTCATGTTCCAATACTTTTACTTCTACATTTGTAAGCCGATTAACAATTCCCCCATTTTCGTACAAATATTGCCGCATAGCAACGAAAGCGTCCATAATAGCGATGGATACATTTACCGCTATTTTACTTTTTAATACGGAAGAAAGCATGGCAAATCCTTGCTCCGTAAAAACAAATGGCTTAAATCTGTCACCGCCCCAACTTGAAATCACATTTTGTGATTTCAAGTTTTCCATTTCATCTTTCGTCAATTGAAAGCAATATCTTTCTGGAAACCGTTCTGCATTTCTCTTCACCGCTTGATTAATGGCTCTAGTTTCTACACCATAAAGAACTGCCAAATCACGATCAAGTAACACCTGTTTACCCCGAACGACTTGAATCATTTTCTCGACATTTGATTCCACAAGCGAGCGCGGTCCAATCACTACCGTTTTTTCAGTCTTTTTATTCATTTTTACTCCTATAAACAAAAAAGCCGGCTTTTGGATATATTAAAATCCCAATAATTATTGGGGATATACCAAAAAGCCGACTTCTCTAGTCGAATATGGCTTGCAGACGGAATTCCGCTACCAGTGCCTGTCGGGGGATAATATACTAATTCATTCCAAGTTGGACTATGCCAAAACTGATGATTTTAGTGGAA
This genomic interval from uncultured Fibrobacter sp. contains the following:
- the metK gene encoding methionine adenosyltransferase, producing MAHYLFTSESVSKGHPDKVCDQISDAILDACLAQDPNSRVACETLANTGLVVISGEITTKAVIDYQQIARKTIKSIGYVNPELAFDYKGCSVLVAVDKQSPDIAQGVDAKAAEGKEDDKQGAGDQGMMFGYAVNETKELMPLPISLAHKLMEEIQNLRESGKIKWLRPDAKSQVTVEYDENDKPVRVDTVVVSTQHDEFVNGKELKHSTIEKEIIEKLIKKVIPAKLLDKKTRFLINPTGKFVIGGPHGDCGLTGRKIIVDTYGGMGRHGGGAFSGKDPSKVDRSAAYAARYVAKNIVAAGLADRCEVQLAYAIGYSKPVSVLVNTFKTGKIDDRKIEEIVKKTFDLSPAGIVKMLDLKKPGYQATAALGHFGRTGARFTWEKTDKAATLKKLAKA
- a CDS encoding ORF6N domain-containing protein, translating into MNKKTEKTVVIGPRSLVESNVEKMIQVVRGKQVLLDRDLAVLYGVETRAINQAVKRNAERFPERYCFQLTKDEMENLKSQNVISSWGGDRFKPFVFTEQGFAMLSSVLKSKIAVNVSIAIMDAFVAMRQYLYENGGIVNRLTNVEVKVLEHDRKNMEFSHKLDEVFEAMDRGELKSKGLFYNNQVFDAYVFVCNLIRKAKKRIVLVDRYVDEKVLAMMLKRNAGVSVTIYTYDKSKVFNVDLATYNAQYADCPIEILPSYGMHDRFLFIDDTAYHFGASLKDLGTNTFFFSKEKFTLNEVLKKSEEERQALQVSSKETK